A window from Leuconostoc mesenteroides subsp. mesenteroides encodes these proteins:
- a CDS encoding aminotransferase class III-fold pyridoxal phosphate-dependent enzyme: protein MTLFPNYQRAPLTFKKTKNATWIDGENNTYTDLSSGIGVYNVGANNDAVESALIAQAKEIWHLPNLYENELQETVAAKLGGEAYTTYFANSGAEANEAAIKLARLVTKRETIITFKNSFHGRTYGAMSATGQDSIHYGLPMLDGFQYAEFNDINSLKEHLNKDVAGVMLELVQGEGGVIPAHQDFITELIQVVHDNGSLIMIDEVQTGMGRTGKKFAFENYHFQPDIFTNAKALANGVPVGAMLAKNEFASSFSYNAHGSTFGGNPLAMSAANVTLDELSLILPNISEKINLFWQELASFQALSSVVEVRGLGMMAGIELNIPVKQVVADLLNEKIITLVAGHNTLRLLPPLTISESQLTTALHKIKQLLSQ from the coding sequence ATGACACTATTTCCAAATTATCAACGTGCTCCACTAACATTTAAAAAAACTAAAAATGCCACTTGGATTGACGGTGAAAACAATACGTATACAGACTTATCCAGTGGTATTGGTGTCTATAATGTTGGTGCAAATAATGATGCTGTTGAGTCAGCACTTATTGCTCAAGCAAAAGAGATTTGGCACTTGCCTAATTTATACGAAAATGAATTGCAAGAAACTGTGGCAGCAAAGTTAGGTGGTGAAGCTTATACTACTTATTTTGCTAATTCAGGAGCGGAAGCTAACGAAGCGGCAATTAAGTTAGCCCGTTTAGTGACTAAACGGGAAACAATTATTACTTTCAAAAACTCTTTTCATGGTCGTACTTATGGTGCTATGTCAGCAACTGGACAAGATAGCATTCATTACGGACTACCTATGTTAGACGGGTTCCAGTATGCAGAATTTAATGACATTAACAGTTTAAAAGAACACCTTAATAAAGACGTTGCTGGTGTAATGCTTGAACTTGTTCAAGGCGAAGGGGGTGTCATTCCTGCGCATCAAGATTTTATTACAGAACTAATTCAAGTAGTTCATGATAATGGGTCTTTAATCATGATTGATGAAGTGCAGACTGGCATGGGACGCACAGGGAAAAAGTTTGCATTTGAAAACTATCATTTTCAACCGGATATTTTTACGAATGCCAAAGCATTAGCTAACGGTGTCCCTGTAGGCGCAATGCTTGCTAAAAACGAATTTGCCAGTTCGTTTTCATATAATGCACATGGTTCAACGTTTGGTGGGAATCCCCTGGCTATGAGTGCTGCTAATGTAACATTAGACGAATTATCCTTGATTTTGCCAAATATTTCAGAAAAAATTAATCTTTTTTGGCAAGAATTGGCATCCTTCCAAGCGTTAAGTAGCGTCGTTGAAGTGCGTGGCCTTGGTATGATGGCCGGTATTGAATTAAATATACCTGTTAAACAAGTTGTTGCTGACTTACTAAATGAAAAAATAATTACTTTAGTTGCCGGACACAACACACTTCGCTTATTACCGCCACTGACAATATCAGAATCACAGCTCACAACAGCACTACACAAAATTAAGCAGTTACTTTCGCAATAA
- a CDS encoding TrkA family potassium uptake protein, translating to MKQTYAIIGLGRFGGALLETLVANGQDVLGIDINEEHVNDYRDIATQVVIADAQEDEVLRKLDIASFDHIVIAIGHNMQASILATINAKDLGAKNVIAKAENRTHLRVLTKIGADVVVQPEREMGERVARKLLAPNMLNFIELSDDYSMAEVQIVNPAFYGRSISNLNIRKKFGLNVIAVRHDGDVIVAPDSTYKLHEKDIVSVVGPKDMVDDFDQLTNNK from the coding sequence ATGAAACAAACCTATGCCATTATAGGCCTCGGGCGTTTTGGCGGTGCCCTTTTGGAAACATTAGTTGCTAATGGGCAAGATGTTTTAGGCATTGATATTAATGAAGAACATGTTAATGATTATCGTGATATCGCAACACAGGTTGTCATTGCAGATGCTCAAGAAGATGAAGTTTTACGTAAATTAGACATTGCTAGTTTTGATCATATTGTGATTGCCATTGGTCATAATATGCAAGCCAGTATTCTAGCAACCATCAATGCCAAAGACCTTGGTGCCAAAAATGTTATCGCCAAGGCTGAAAATCGCACGCATCTACGTGTACTCACAAAAATAGGCGCAGATGTCGTTGTACAACCTGAACGTGAAATGGGCGAACGGGTAGCACGCAAACTGCTTGCGCCTAACATGTTAAATTTTATTGAACTATCTGATGATTATTCAATGGCAGAAGTTCAAATTGTTAATCCTGCTTTTTATGGTCGATCAATTAGTAACTTGAATATTCGTAAAAAATTTGGATTAAATGTTATTGCTGTCCGTCATGATGGAGATGTTATTGTAGCACCGGATTCAACTTATAAGTTACATGAGAAGGACATCGTCTCGGTGGTTGGTCCTAAAGATATGGTGGACGATTTTGACCAACTTACCAACAATAAATAA
- a CDS encoding kinase codes for MAAHKTVFNDKQRILRLYSALISHRALSIEEIEDMFFIGRKTVQRDISEIRTFLHDLQIGEPIKSEIIFDRHSKKYRLTEMENLFRVFDKINKIDEEE; via the coding sequence ATGGCAGCACATAAAACGGTATTTAATGATAAACAACGTATCTTAAGGCTTTATTCAGCATTGATAAGCCATCGAGCGCTCTCAATTGAAGAAATTGAGGACATGTTTTTTATTGGCCGAAAAACCGTTCAGCGCGATATTTCTGAAATCCGAACTTTCTTGCATGATTTGCAAATCGGTGAACCAATTAAATCTGAGATTATTTTTGATCGTCATTCAAAGAAATATCGATTGACTGAGATGGAAAACTTATTTAGGGTCTTCGATAAAATTAATAAAATTGATGAAGAAGAATAA
- a CDS encoding aldo/keto reductase, whose protein sequence is MTLVDTYKLTNGIEIPIIGFGTWQSANGTEAYQSVRWALESGYRHIDTAAIYGNEDSVGRAIKDSGIPRDELFVTTKLWNDAHTYEKAIQALDTSLKKLDLDYVDLYLIHWPNPAALQKQGEDAWIDANADTWRALEDEYKIGKTRAIGVSNFQIEHLEALAKTQTIAPMVNQNFLNPSDNQQELVTYDKNHGILNEAYSPLGTGKLVDLPQVISLSEKYNKSVPQILIRWSLDKGFLPLPKSTHEAYIKANADVFDFALTSEEISSLDSLTGVGGFHTDASSADF, encoded by the coding sequence ATGACCCTTGTAGACACATATAAGCTAACCAACGGTATCGAAATTCCTATAATTGGGTTTGGAACTTGGCAAAGTGCAAATGGTACAGAAGCTTATCAGTCTGTTCGTTGGGCTCTAGAATCAGGTTATCGTCACATTGATACAGCAGCTATATATGGTAATGAAGATTCTGTCGGTCGTGCCATAAAAGATTCTGGTATTCCACGTGATGAATTGTTTGTGACAACTAAACTTTGGAATGATGCACACACATACGAAAAAGCGATACAAGCGCTTGACACATCTCTTAAGAAGCTTGACTTAGACTACGTTGACTTATATTTAATCCATTGGCCAAATCCTGCTGCCCTTCAAAAACAAGGGGAGGATGCCTGGATTGATGCAAACGCAGATACTTGGCGTGCTTTGGAAGATGAATATAAAATAGGAAAAACAAGAGCCATTGGCGTTTCGAACTTCCAAATTGAACATCTAGAAGCACTAGCTAAAACACAAACCATAGCACCCATGGTTAATCAAAACTTTTTAAACCCTTCTGATAACCAGCAAGAATTAGTTACCTATGATAAAAATCACGGCATACTTAATGAAGCTTATTCCCCACTAGGTACAGGAAAGCTCGTTGATTTACCACAGGTGATTAGTCTGAGTGAAAAATATAATAAATCGGTACCACAAATATTAATTCGTTGGTCCTTGGATAAAGGATTCCTACCTTTACCCAAATCAACACATGAAGCATACATTAAAGCAAATGCCGATGTATTTGACTTTGCTCTAACATCAGAAGAAATTTCATCATTAGACTCACTTACTGGCGTGGGAGGATTCCACACTGATGCTTCCTCAGCTGATTTTTAA
- the argB gene encoding acetylglutamate kinase, whose amino-acid sequence MKKIVIKIGGNAATQLTPAFFDTIKFWQKQHYKIAIVHGGGDTISDLMSQLNEPVQKINGIRFTTQNGINITKMALLGQVQPALLEACRVNGLSVIGLNATSDQLLTGHTIDQDTFGYVGDIHQVNTKLIHNLWGKNLIPIIAPMAITNNGQWLNVNADHAATALAKYLKADELYLLTDVSGVKIKGNVLQNLTSKTMAELQKKQMITGGMIPKVNSALFAARHGVRTVHITNTVTHPGTIVTI is encoded by the coding sequence ATGAAAAAAATAGTCATCAAAATTGGTGGCAACGCCGCCACTCAACTCACACCTGCTTTTTTTGATACGATCAAATTTTGGCAAAAACAACATTATAAAATTGCGATTGTTCATGGCGGTGGTGACACTATTTCTGACTTAATGTCACAACTTAATGAACCTGTTCAAAAGATAAACGGCATTCGTTTTACAACACAAAATGGTATCAACATTACAAAAATGGCACTACTTGGTCAGGTACAACCTGCCCTACTTGAAGCTTGTCGTGTCAACGGTCTATCTGTAATCGGATTAAATGCTACAAGTGATCAACTGTTAACTGGCCACACAATTGATCAAGACACGTTCGGATATGTTGGTGACATTCACCAAGTAAATACTAAATTAATTCATAACCTTTGGGGAAAAAATCTCATTCCTATTATTGCACCGATGGCAATCACCAATAATGGTCAGTGGTTAAATGTGAATGCTGATCACGCAGCAACTGCTCTGGCTAAGTATCTAAAAGCTGACGAATTATATCTATTAACAGATGTTTCTGGTGTAAAAATTAAAGGAAATGTTTTACAAAATCTAACTTCCAAAACAATGGCAGAATTACAAAAAAAACAGATGATTACCGGTGGTATGATTCCAAAAGTTAACAGTGCCCTATTTGCAGCACGTCATGGCGTGCGTACTGTTCATATTACAAATACAGTCACCCATCCCGGTACTATTGTCACAATTTGA
- a CDS encoding YbhB/YbcL family Raf kinase inhibitor-like protein, which translates to MKIDVTLDNGFIPDRYAKYAPDNYRTNDMPTTNFPIEISNTPVGTQSLSVSLIDYDAVPVCGFPWIHWLAANLPVTNIPEDLRATKRGTFGTNSTWHDVQKLGHPANASINQSYIGPMPPDKNHNYTLTVFALDTKLNLQDGFFLNELRSKSMEHVLDIAILELPARA; encoded by the coding sequence ATGAAAATAGATGTCACACTTGATAACGGTTTTATACCGGATAGGTATGCAAAATATGCACCTGATAATTATCGTACTAATGATATGCCAACTACCAATTTCCCAATCGAAATATCTAACACACCGGTTGGTACCCAATCACTATCCGTCAGTCTAATCGACTACGATGCTGTTCCTGTGTGCGGTTTCCCGTGGATTCACTGGTTAGCAGCTAACCTCCCTGTAACGAATATTCCTGAAGATCTTCGTGCTACAAAGCGCGGTACTTTTGGTACAAATTCCACTTGGCATGATGTGCAAAAGTTAGGTCACCCAGCCAATGCTAGTATAAATCAATCTTATATTGGCCCAATGCCTCCTGATAAAAATCATAACTATACACTAACTGTGTTTGCCTTAGATACTAAATTGAACTTGCAGGACGGATTTTTCCTCAATGAATTGCGTTCCAAAAGTATGGAACACGTCCTTGATATAGCAATTCTTGAATTACCTGCACGAGCTTAA
- a CDS encoding ATP-binding cassette domain-containing protein, whose product MSLILENISKKIHHHAILNNTSFELKEGEVVGLVGRNGAGKTTLFRTISGEIQADFGRIGLDNQDYMKTIAIHDQLFYIDMPNNWLAYYTPKRIKSILSVAYVNFDSEWYDDRLNQFGLNNNKRVQNYSKGMKALFTIIVSFASRAQYVLLDEPLDGLDVLVRDQVKQLIIDRVTKKNTTVLIASHNLVELDTLVDRILLLKNGTIDRAFAIENNKNIKKYQLAYDGDVMPEFLRNNGTIIAQVGHIVTIVFDNFDEDVGIKLAGSDFKFIEELPISSEDIFRASFANEVYAWQQELGGEQ is encoded by the coding sequence ATGAGTTTAATTTTGGAAAATATTTCTAAAAAAATACACCATCATGCCATTCTAAATAATACAAGCTTTGAGCTCAAAGAGGGGGAAGTTGTTGGCTTAGTTGGGCGTAATGGTGCAGGGAAAACAACATTATTTAGAACCATATCTGGGGAGATACAGGCTGATTTTGGCCGTATTGGTTTAGATAATCAAGATTATATGAAAACAATTGCAATTCACGATCAATTATTTTACATTGATATGCCAAATAATTGGCTAGCATATTATACACCAAAGCGAATTAAATCGATTTTATCGGTCGCCTATGTGAATTTTGATTCAGAATGGTACGATGACCGTTTGAATCAATTTGGATTAAATAATAATAAACGTGTTCAAAACTATTCAAAAGGGATGAAAGCATTGTTCACGATTATTGTCAGCTTTGCTAGCCGCGCCCAATATGTGTTATTGGATGAACCGCTTGATGGTTTAGACGTATTAGTTCGAGATCAGGTAAAGCAATTAATTATTGACCGTGTTACGAAAAAAAATACGACAGTTCTCATTGCATCACATAATTTGGTTGAACTTGATACGTTAGTTGATCGTATTTTATTGCTAAAAAACGGTACAATTGATCGTGCATTTGCGATTGAAAATAATAAAAACATTAAGAAGTATCAACTGGCTTATGACGGGGATGTCATGCCAGAATTTCTGAGGAATAATGGGACAATCATTGCTCAGGTTGGCCATATAGTAACCATTGTATTTGATAATTTTGATGAAGACGTTGGTATTAAGTTAGCGGGATCAGATTTCAAGTTCATTGAAGAATTACCTATTAGCAGTGAAGACATATTCCGCGCGAGTTTTGCTAATGAGGTATATGCTTGGCAACAAGAACTAGGGGGTGAACAATGA
- a CDS encoding GTP-binding protein — MSFFTIFKKKKATEKNIKVESEPVTWKNTTNATEFFEGYNVAITDLESNGKVAAAETLRADKTQVQIDFIERFEKEIQSKTTGIQDIDARTKIVIDAISSIRKYNSEMPIAVRTRLAQAKKNLIGE; from the coding sequence ATGTCTTTCTTTACCATTTTTAAAAAGAAAAAAGCGACAGAAAAAAATATTAAAGTAGAAAGTGAGCCGGTTACTTGGAAAAACACGACCAATGCAACTGAATTTTTTGAAGGGTATAATGTAGCTATAACTGATCTTGAGTCTAACGGTAAAGTTGCCGCAGCCGAGACCCTTCGCGCTGATAAAACACAAGTACAGATTGATTTTATTGAACGATTTGAAAAGGAAATACAATCCAAAACTACTGGCATACAAGACATAGATGCTCGCACCAAGATTGTTATTGATGCCATCTCATCCATTCGTAAATATAACTCTGAAATGCCCATCGCTGTTCGCACACGTTTGGCACAGGCCAAGAAAAACTTGATAGGAGAATGA
- a CDS encoding N-acetyl-gamma-glutamyl-phosphate reductase: MKDKIIKIAIVGITGYGGLELLRLLYNHPNAKVVSIHHTQTENANISKQYPHLKSMYNLTPTTFNAMHIMQEADLVFFATSSGVSKDLAQDFIQANFPVIDLSGDFRLPADTYKKWYKHEPAPDETIQKAHYSLADFYDNKVTYIANPGCYATGTLLALAPLAKNHLLDKDNIIIDAKSGLSGAGKSLTLASHFVNVNENFTMYKANRHQHIPEIIQQLQQWQADIAHIQFTTSLLPINRGIFISAYVKINDDSQAEKMQELYTTTYANKQFIRVMPAGQLPSIKQVIGTNFTDIGLTYNPDTKYLTIVSVLDNMVKGAAGQAIQNMNHMFNLEESTGLHLIAQYA, encoded by the coding sequence ATGAAAGACAAAATTATAAAAATTGCTATTGTGGGCATTACAGGTTACGGCGGTCTAGAATTATTGCGACTACTTTACAATCATCCTAATGCTAAAGTCGTGTCCATACATCATACCCAAACAGAAAATGCTAACATTAGCAAACAATATCCACATCTAAAATCAATGTATAATTTAACACCTACAACATTCAATGCAATGCATATTATGCAAGAAGCTGATCTCGTTTTTTTTGCAACATCCAGCGGTGTTTCCAAAGATTTAGCTCAAGACTTTATTCAAGCGAATTTTCCCGTCATTGATCTATCTGGTGATTTCCGCCTTCCCGCTGATACTTATAAAAAATGGTATAAGCACGAACCAGCCCCTGATGAAACGATTCAAAAGGCACACTACAGTTTGGCCGATTTTTATGACAATAAAGTAACTTATATTGCCAATCCTGGTTGCTATGCAACGGGCACACTTCTTGCTCTTGCTCCTCTTGCAAAAAACCACTTACTTGATAAAGATAACATCATTATTGATGCTAAAAGCGGTTTATCTGGTGCTGGTAAATCTCTGACGTTAGCAAGTCATTTTGTTAACGTTAATGAAAATTTCACCATGTATAAGGCTAACCGTCATCAACACATTCCTGAAATTATCCAGCAACTGCAACAATGGCAAGCTGATATTGCTCATATTCAATTCACCACATCTCTATTACCAATTAATCGCGGTATTTTTATCAGTGCGTATGTCAAAATTAATGACGACAGTCAAGCCGAAAAAATGCAGGAATTATACACTACAACGTATGCCAATAAGCAATTTATACGTGTCATGCCTGCAGGCCAATTGCCAAGCATCAAGCAAGTTATCGGTACTAACTTTACTGATATTGGGCTAACATACAATCCTGATACCAAATATCTGACCATTGTTAGTGTTCTTGACAATATGGTCAAGGGGGCTGCTGGGCAAGCTATCCAAAACATGAATCATATGTTTAATTTAGAGGAAAGTACGGGGCTTCATTTGATTGCCCAATACGCATAA
- a CDS encoding ABC transporter permease subunit: MLTLMKQEYYKAFKQNKLYIWLILGFIFPIAIIGIFKSARSTGSIINLGQSLIYVEMAGIIITALSISQEFGFGTIRPLLSRRFSRGEVFISKLLLNISVYIGLFVSAFIGTVLATAIFVPKYDFSQKLGYIGNSWQGMMISIMDVALQMIFVAALVLMVTNMVKSSGAAIGLGVVMIVATPIISVISLRLIDLAPILKWNPFNIYLGIANLGQVKPSIMAQMMDMSQGAMIVAYLIYIVLMYGIAYLIFRKRSV, from the coding sequence ATGTTAACACTAATGAAGCAAGAATATTACAAGGCATTCAAGCAAAATAAGTTATACATTTGGTTGATTTTAGGATTTATTTTTCCAATTGCTATCATCGGTATTTTTAAATCAGCAAGATCAACTGGATCGATTATTAATCTTGGACAATCATTAATTTATGTTGAAATGGCAGGTATCATTATTACTGCCTTGTCGATCTCACAAGAGTTTGGTTTTGGTACAATTCGTCCATTGTTATCACGTCGCTTTAGTCGAGGTGAAGTGTTCATCAGTAAATTATTATTAAACATCAGTGTTTATATTGGATTGTTTGTATCAGCTTTTATTGGCACTGTTTTGGCTACTGCTATATTTGTTCCTAAGTATGATTTTTCACAAAAGTTAGGATATATAGGGAACAGCTGGCAGGGTATGATGATTTCGATTATGGATGTAGCACTTCAAATGATATTTGTAGCTGCATTAGTATTAATGGTTACGAATATGGTCAAGAGTTCAGGAGCTGCGATTGGACTTGGTGTAGTTATGATAGTTGCCACACCAATCATTTCTGTCATTTCATTAAGATTAATTGATTTAGCACCAATTTTGAAGTGGAATCCGTTCAATATTTATTTAGGTATTGCTAATCTTGGACAGGTTAAACCTAGTATAATGGCGCAAATGATGGATATGTCACAAGGTGCAATGATTGTAGCATACTTGATATACATTGTGTTGATGTACGGTATTGCTTATTTGATCTTTAGAAAACGCAGCGTTTAA
- the argJ gene encoding bifunctional glutamate N-acetyltransferase/amino-acid acetyltransferase ArgJ: protein MTELLNQITTLSTADIAAPIGFHADGQHVGLKHKSKDLGWIYSDVIASVAGVFTTNKVQAAPVQLDKKTIQNGQLQAIIVNSGNANAVTGNIGLSHAESMQEITAQQLNIDTSLVGVASTGIIGKVLPIDKIIDGIKQLKIDGDTNGFAHAIMTTDTQEKSITIQSTIQDKVVTMSGVAKGSGMLHPNMATMLGFITTDINIDAKLLQQALSEDVETSFNQITIDGDTSTNDTVLVMANGLAGHKMIENHTAEYEQFKNMLHTVTTALSIAIANDGEGATKLIAVTVNHAQSALDARMVAKKIVGSSLVKTAIFGKDPNWGRIIAAIGASNVDLNPNLIDISMNKIAVLVNGAPADFDADDMTKKLEEHDIHIDVDLHAGTESGCAWGSDLTYEYVKINALYTT, encoded by the coding sequence ATGACAGAATTATTAAATCAAATTACAACACTATCCACAGCTGACATTGCTGCTCCAATAGGATTTCACGCGGATGGTCAACACGTCGGTCTCAAGCACAAATCAAAAGATCTTGGTTGGATTTACAGTGACGTGATAGCCAGTGTGGCCGGTGTGTTTACCACAAATAAAGTGCAAGCCGCCCCAGTGCAACTGGATAAAAAAACGATTCAAAACGGCCAATTACAAGCTATTATTGTTAATTCTGGAAATGCTAATGCTGTCACTGGTAATATTGGTCTGTCACATGCAGAATCTATGCAAGAGATTACTGCACAACAACTAAACATCGATACCAGTTTAGTTGGCGTCGCTTCTACCGGTATTATTGGTAAAGTACTGCCGATCGATAAAATCATCGACGGCATCAAACAGTTAAAGATTGATGGTGACACAAACGGATTTGCACACGCCATTATGACTACCGATACTCAAGAAAAATCAATAACCATTCAATCTACTATCCAGGACAAAGTTGTCACAATGAGCGGAGTGGCAAAAGGTTCAGGCATGCTACATCCGAATATGGCTACCATGCTTGGATTTATAACGACCGATATTAACATTGATGCCAAACTTTTACAGCAAGCACTTTCGGAAGATGTTGAGACAAGTTTTAATCAAATTACAATCGATGGTGATACATCAACTAACGACACTGTCTTAGTAATGGCAAACGGTTTGGCTGGTCATAAAATGATTGAGAATCATACCGCTGAATATGAGCAATTTAAAAACATGTTACACACCGTAACTACTGCCCTTTCGATTGCTATTGCTAATGATGGTGAAGGCGCTACTAAATTAATTGCTGTTACTGTCAATCATGCGCAAAGTGCTCTTGATGCACGAATGGTTGCTAAAAAAATTGTCGGCTCTTCATTAGTAAAAACAGCTATTTTTGGTAAAGATCCTAATTGGGGCCGTATTATCGCTGCTATTGGGGCCAGCAATGTCGATCTTAACCCAAATCTTATTGATATTAGCATGAATAAAATCGCTGTATTAGTAAATGGTGCCCCTGCAGATTTTGACGCCGATGACATGACAAAAAAACTTGAGGAGCATGACATCCATATTGATGTTGATTTACATGCCGGTACTGAATCCGGTTGTGCTTGGGGTTCAGATTTAACATACGAATACGTAAAAATCAACGCACTTTATACAACGTGA
- a CDS encoding ATP-binding cassette domain-containing protein, protein MALLEVKNVNKKYGNRAAMDDVSFNVEAGHIVGLIGPNGAGKSTTMRAITGLMSYSSGQITFDGQPVTFNNHSALDKIGNLIEYPAIYPNLTALEHLKLYAMDTKNPADFKELMHKTQIDGNNFGKRKAKNFSLGMKQRLGIAIALIRNPKLVILDEPMNGLDPQSVHDLRELIRSLAGEGVAFLISSHLLDELQKLVDDVVIINHGKIIQTATIETFFIHDQERWTFDTSDNKSALQIAQSQNWQATIDSGLLQISGAENLQQVITAINEANVQIKSLNTTTGNLEKSLLDMLAADNQGE, encoded by the coding sequence ATGGCATTATTAGAAGTAAAGAATGTTAATAAAAAGTATGGTAATAGAGCAGCAATGGATGACGTCAGTTTCAACGTTGAAGCCGGTCACATTGTTGGACTGATTGGTCCTAATGGTGCTGGTAAATCAACAACCATGCGTGCTATTACTGGTTTAATGAGTTACTCATCTGGACAAATTACATTTGATGGGCAACCTGTGACGTTTAATAATCATAGTGCGCTTGATAAAATTGGTAATTTAATTGAATATCCAGCCATTTATCCAAATTTAACCGCGCTAGAACATTTGAAGTTGTATGCAATGGACACAAAAAATCCTGCTGATTTCAAAGAATTAATGCATAAAACGCAAATTGACGGGAACAATTTTGGAAAACGTAAGGCGAAAAACTTTTCATTGGGTATGAAACAGCGTCTTGGTATTGCTATTGCACTTATCCGGAACCCAAAGTTAGTTATTTTGGATGAACCGATGAACGGGCTTGACCCACAATCCGTTCATGACTTGCGCGAATTAATTCGTTCATTAGCTGGAGAAGGTGTGGCTTTCTTAATTTCAAGTCATCTTTTGGATGAATTGCAAAAACTAGTTGATGATGTTGTTATTATTAATCATGGTAAAATTATTCAAACAGCTACCATAGAAACGTTCTTTATTCATGACCAAGAACGCTGGACATTTGACACTAGTGATAATAAATCAGCGCTACAGATAGCACAAAGTCAAAACTGGCAAGCTACAATTGACAGCGGTCTATTACAAATTAGTGGAGCAGAAAATTTGCAGCAAGTGATCACAGCAATTAATGAAGCCAATGTACAAATTAAATCACTTAACACAACAACTGGCAATCTAGAAAAGTCATTACTTGATATGCTAGCGGCTGATAATCAGGGGGAATAA